In Desulfitobacterium chlororespirans DSM 11544, the following are encoded in one genomic region:
- the aroQ gene encoding type II 3-dehydroquinate dehydratase, translating to MGKIWVLHGPNLNLLGRREPDKYGTQTLDDINKELLHKAHTAGIPIQVEQTNFEGELIQWIHSMGPDDFLIINPGAWTHYSYAVRDAIIGVQVPAIEVHLSNIHAREEFRKTSVIAPVCRGQISGLGGKSYSLAMDYALEALTQK from the coding sequence ATGGGAAAGATTTGGGTGCTTCATGGCCCTAATTTAAATTTACTGGGACGGCGTGAACCGGATAAGTATGGGACTCAGACTCTGGACGATATCAACAAGGAACTTCTACATAAGGCTCATACGGCAGGAATTCCTATACAGGTGGAGCAGACCAACTTCGAAGGGGAATTGATTCAGTGGATTCACAGCATGGGGCCGGATGATTTTTTGATTATTAATCCTGGGGCATGGACTCATTACAGCTATGCGGTTCGGGATGCCATAATCGGTGTTCAGGTGCCGGCTATTGAGGTTCATTTATCCAATATCCATGCCCGGGAAGAATTCCGGAAGACCTCTGTCATTGCTCCTGTCTGCCGTGGGCAGATTTCCGGCTTGGGTGGCAAAAGCTATAGCTTAGCTATGGATTATGCCCTGGAGGCCTTGACACAGAAGTAG
- the spoIIIAA gene encoding stage III sporulation protein AA produces MSLRYTLHPISPNPELKPKSRSLAVSINQGKVAEKKPLEDFERWFGSNLARIFLQVHDIAFKDMEEIRLRIDRPLLILGHHRELFIDEQGRAVTAEKGYRVQREDVLQALERMTQSSLYAAEEEMKQGFITLPGGHRVGITGEAIMKHGEVQTLKHISALNIRLAKAVEGKAELILPRLLTKEGALHHTLILSPPRAGKTTLLRDLIRRLSDGSPALNLPGQTVGVVDERRELAGMWQGIPAYNLGCRTDILDGCPKRMGINMLIRSMAPQVVAVDELGHPEDVEAVLDALRTGVKILSTAHASTMKEALKRPTLRALFEFGVFERVVVLSRRQGPGTVEEIIVLEPIDRDHQGRLGGDAL; encoded by the coding sequence GTGTCGCTGCGCTATACTTTACATCCGATAAGCCCCAATCCTGAACTCAAACCCAAATCTAGATCCCTGGCTGTTTCTATAAATCAGGGAAAAGTGGCAGAGAAGAAGCCCTTGGAGGATTTTGAACGTTGGTTTGGCAGCAATCTGGCTCGCATTTTCCTGCAGGTTCATGATATAGCATTCAAAGATATGGAAGAGATTCGCTTGCGCATTGATCGGCCTCTTTTGATCCTGGGGCATCATAGAGAGTTGTTTATTGATGAACAGGGCAGAGCTGTTACGGCGGAAAAAGGGTATCGGGTTCAGCGTGAAGATGTTTTACAGGCCTTGGAACGGATGACTCAAAGCTCTCTCTATGCTGCCGAAGAAGAGATGAAACAGGGATTTATCACTTTGCCTGGAGGGCATCGGGTTGGGATTACAGGTGAAGCCATCATGAAACATGGGGAAGTACAGACTCTGAAGCATATTTCAGCTTTAAATATCCGCCTGGCCAAAGCTGTTGAGGGCAAGGCAGAGCTTATTTTACCCAGGCTCTTAACCAAAGAAGGAGCTTTGCACCATACTTTGATCCTTTCACCTCCACGGGCAGGAAAGACCACCTTGCTGAGGGATCTAATCCGCAGGCTCAGCGACGGCAGCCCCGCACTTAACCTGCCGGGTCAGACCGTAGGGGTGGTGGATGAACGAAGGGAATTGGCCGGTATGTGGCAGGGTATCCCTGCTTATAACTTAGGGTGCCGTACCGATATTCTGGATGGTTGTCCGAAACGGATGGGTATCAATATGCTCATTCGCTCTATGGCTCCTCAGGTGGTGGCGGTGGATGAGCTGGGACATCCCGAAGATGTGGAAGCCGTCTTGGATGCCTTGAGGACGGGGGTAAAAATTCTCAGTACCGCCCACGCATCCACTATGAAGGAAGCATTGAAACGTCCCACCCTGAGGGCTTTGTTCGAATTCGGGGTTTTTGAACGGGTGGTTGTGCTCAGTCGCCGCCAAGGACCCGGAACCGTTGAAGAAATTATTGTTTTAGAGCCAATAGATAGAGATCACCAAGGAAGGTTAGGGGGAGATGCTCTTTGA
- a CDS encoding ribonuclease J: MKLSIIPLGGTGEIGKNLLVFEYGDSIIVIDGGVKFPDDELLGIDLVIPDITYLEKRKKKIQGIFITHGHEDHIGGLPFILPKLEAPVYGTKLTMGLVRAKLRERGGYPENLLRVIEPGEPVEAKDFQVEAFRVTHSIPDAVGYGILTPLGRVIYTGDFKVDYTPIDGQEMDLGRLAAWGQEGVLALLCDSTNAERSGSTISEKVVGKTLMDAFSRAEGKIIMATFASNVHRIQQALEAAALLKRKVCVVGRSMEAVVATARELGYLHLPDPDMLIETSSVNDISPSRLLILTTGSQGEPLAALTRMATGSHRQVNVSAGDTVVISATPVPGNEKLIGRTINHLFQIGADVITKDMGLVHVSGHANQEEIKLIIRLTRPKFLIPHHGEVRHQAAFRKIGNLMGYDDKKIAITQIGTRVLLDTDKMECAERVESGSVFVDGLGIGDVGQIVLRDRQQLSQDGVVVVVAALSKGSPPTLVSGPDIISRGFTFMKEAEELVEGAKKVVAASIETQINKERWEWGVLRGSIHESLSQYLWDRTRRRPMILPVLLQF, from the coding sequence ATGAAATTGAGCATTATTCCTTTAGGGGGAACCGGTGAAATCGGCAAAAATCTCTTGGTTTTTGAATATGGAGACTCCATTATTGTCATTGACGGCGGGGTCAAGTTTCCTGATGATGAGCTGTTAGGGATTGATCTTGTCATACCGGATATTACTTATCTGGAGAAACGCAAGAAGAAAATCCAGGGTATCTTCATTACCCATGGCCACGAAGACCATATTGGCGGTCTGCCCTTCATTCTGCCTAAACTAGAAGCTCCTGTTTACGGTACAAAGCTGACCATGGGTTTAGTAAGGGCTAAGCTGAGAGAACGGGGCGGTTATCCGGAAAATTTGTTGAGAGTCATTGAACCGGGAGAGCCTGTCGAAGCAAAGGACTTTCAGGTTGAAGCATTCAGGGTGACCCACAGCATACCGGATGCTGTAGGTTATGGTATTCTGACTCCCCTGGGGCGGGTGATATATACCGGAGATTTTAAGGTGGATTATACCCCCATTGATGGTCAGGAGATGGATCTGGGAAGATTGGCAGCCTGGGGTCAGGAGGGAGTGTTGGCTCTGCTCTGTGATTCGACCAATGCCGAGCGCAGCGGTTCTACCATATCGGAAAAGGTGGTGGGGAAAACTCTGATGGATGCTTTCTCCAGGGCCGAGGGAAAAATAATCATGGCTACCTTTGCTTCCAATGTCCACCGCATTCAACAAGCACTTGAGGCAGCGGCTCTTCTTAAACGGAAGGTATGTGTGGTCGGCCGCAGTATGGAAGCGGTTGTGGCTACTGCCAGAGAATTAGGCTATCTGCACCTTCCTGATCCGGATATGCTGATTGAGACCAGTTCGGTAAATGATATATCTCCATCCCGTTTACTTATCCTTACTACGGGCAGCCAGGGAGAGCCTTTGGCTGCTTTGACACGGATGGCGACCGGAAGTCACCGTCAAGTGAATGTTTCGGCAGGGGATACTGTCGTTATCTCAGCCACACCCGTTCCAGGCAATGAAAAACTGATTGGCAGAACAATTAACCATCTGTTCCAGATCGGCGCTGATGTCATTACCAAGGATATGGGACTGGTTCATGTTTCCGGCCATGCCAATCAAGAAGAGATTAAACTCATCATTCGTTTAACCCGGCCGAAATTCTTAATCCCTCACCATGGTGAAGTAAGACATCAAGCGGCTTTCCGCAAGATCGGCAATCTTATGGGGTATGATGATAAAAAAATTGCCATCACTCAGATTGGCACCCGTGTTCTTCTCGATACGGATAAGATGGAATGCGCTGAACGGGTAGAATCCGGCAGCGTCTTTGTGGACGGATTGGGAATTGGTGATGTGGGGCAAATCGTTCTAAGAGATCGCCAGCAGCTATCCCAGGATGGGGTAGTGGTGGTGGTAGCGGCACTTAGCAAAGGATCTCCCCCCACTTTAGTGTCGGGGCCGGATATTATCTCCCGGGGCTTTACCTTTATGAAAGAAGCTGAGGAGCTGGTGGAAGGGGCGAAGAAGGTCGTCGCAGCCAGTATCGAAACTCAGATCAACAAAGAACGCTGGGAATGGGGGGTTCTCCGCGGGTCCATCCATGAATCTCTAAGTCAGTACCTTTGGGATAGAACTCGGAGAAGACCTATGATTTTGCCGGTGTTGTTGCAGTTCTGA
- the efp gene encoding elongation factor P, whose translation MISSNEFKTGLTIEVDNDVYTIIEFQHVKPGKGAAFVRTKLKNVKTGGITERKFNAGEKVPKAHVERREMQYLYKDGDHFVAMDNETYEQTSLTEAQIGDGVKYLKENMNLGILFFNGTVIGVDLPNTVILEVAHTEPGVRGDTATGGSKPATLETGAVVQVPFFVNEGEKLIIDTRTGNYVQRA comes from the coding sequence ATGATTTCATCCAATGAATTTAAGACAGGTTTAACAATTGAAGTGGACAACGATGTGTATACAATTATTGAGTTTCAGCACGTCAAGCCCGGTAAAGGTGCGGCTTTCGTGAGAACGAAATTAAAGAATGTCAAAACCGGCGGCATCACTGAGCGGAAGTTCAATGCAGGTGAAAAGGTGCCCAAGGCTCATGTGGAGCGTCGTGAAATGCAATATCTTTATAAAGACGGCGATCATTTTGTGGCTATGGACAATGAGACCTATGAGCAGACATCTTTAACTGAGGCTCAAATCGGGGATGGGGTTAAATATCTGAAAGAGAATATGAACCTAGGTATTCTCTTCTTCAACGGCACCGTCATTGGCGTCGATCTTCCTAATACCGTCATTCTTGAGGTTGCCCATACTGAACCCGGTGTTCGCGGCGATACAGCTACGGGCGGTTCCAAGCCGGCAACATTAGAGACCGGTGCAGTGGTACAAGTTCCTTTCTTTGTCAACGAAGGGGAAAAATTAATCATCGATACCCGTACAGGAAACTATGTCCAAAGGGCTTAA